GCTATTCGTATGATGAGATTGGTGAAATCCTGAATATCGCAGCTGGTACTGCAAAGTCTAGAGTCCATCATGGACTTTTAGCTGTTAGAAGGGAGCTGAAAGTAGATGAAAAACCAAAAGGGAATCTCGCCAGAACATGAAAATATGGATAAGGAATTTTTCGATACCATCAGCGCCATCAATAATGGGTTGGACAAACTGGACTCCATCGATCCTTATGTCCCAGATGATAAATGGTTTGAGCATATGGTGTTGGAACAAAAGGAAATACAAAAAAAGAAGTATCGCCGGGAATTAGCGTGGTTCATATTAAGCGCTTTGCTGATTTTAAGCGGGGTGATCTTCACCATGCTGGAACTGCCGACAGTGTTCTACATGCTCCAGGCCGTGACGCTCGTAATTACAGCGATCTATAGTTATAAAGGTGTGCAAAAGCAGGTGGACAGCAGATGAACGAGGAACTGTCACCTGTCATGCTGGCCGTGGTTGTTGTGATCCTGTTGGTGCAGAGCATTTTTCTTTTTACAAATGCCCGGAAGCATGGCCATAATTATTGGCTTTGGGGAATCATCGGGCTGATCCAGGCACCAATGCCTTTGCTCTTTTATCTGCTATTTGTACGAAAAATTTGGCGGCGAAAATCTTTGTAAAAGAAAAATGATGAAAAATAGTGAAAAGTTAGAATTGACATTTTGACTGGTAAGGTGATAACCTTACAAAGGAATGGAAAAAATAACTAAAAGGAGGGTTATCGATATGAACATTGTAGCAATTGTAAAATACGTACAACTTAATAAACGTAACCCATCCTTCTGCTATAATTGATTTTTTAATCAAGTTGCTCTGTGACTGCAAAGGCATGGGTTGCGCATCTGCGTGACGTATGCCTTTTTCTGTCTTTATCGATTGATTCAGGACATATCGCATGCCGCGGTATGTCCTTTTTCATGTTCAGACAATTTCCATTCCAAAATATATCGAGGAGGAAACAATATGTGCAAATCAAATGAAAAGAAACTCGCAAAAAAGGAATATCTAGAAAGCGGCTAGTCGGATTTTTTATAACAGAAAGGAGTGATTGATGATGTTATCGGTCTTATCAAAGTTGAGCTGGTTTTTTAAAGAAAACTGGAAGAGATATAGTGTCGCGATTTCCTTGCTGATTTTTGTCGGCATACTTGATGTGCTGCCGCCTAAAATCGTTGGGATGGCGATCGACGCAATCCAGCTTGGTTCCATGAGCCAGGAATTAATCTTAAAGTATATAGGCGGCCTCATGCTGATTACGGTGGTCTCTTATTTCATCACTTATATTTGGATGTATCAGTTATTCGGCGGGGCGTTCCTGATTGAAAGGAAGCTCAGATCCCGGTTCATGACGCATTTGTTGAAAATGACACCAACGTTTTTTGAAAAGAACCGTACAGGTGACTTGATGGCAAGGGCCACGAATGATTTAAAGGCCATTTCCATCACCGCAGGTTTCGGGGTGCTGACGCTTGTGGACTCAAGCATCTTCATGCTGACAATCCTGTTCACGATGGGGTTTTTCATCAGCTGGGAGCTGACACTGGTTTCCATCATCCCGCTGCCAATCATGGCGTATCTAATTAATATATACGGCAAAAGGATCCACTCCAAATTCACTTCTGCCCAGGATGCGTTCGGTGAGCTG
The window above is part of the Mesobacillus jeotgali genome. Proteins encoded here:
- a CDS encoding sigma-Y antisigma factor component; the encoded protein is MNEELSPVMLAVVVVILLVQSIFLFTNARKHGHNYWLWGIIGLIQAPMPLLFYLLFVRKIWRRKSL
- a CDS encoding YxlC family protein, which codes for MKNQKGISPEHENMDKEFFDTISAINNGLDKLDSIDPYVPDDKWFEHMVLEQKEIQKKKYRRELAWFILSALLILSGVIFTMLELPTVFYMLQAVTLVITAIYSYKGVQKQVDSR